A genomic stretch from Sinorhizobium terangae includes:
- a CDS encoding glutathione S-transferase family protein: protein MPEIKLNVIKPSVNNMTARVFMRAAGLDFNETDVFGQTRTPEYLAKAPSHLTPMIEMRDLPMGALWESCAIMQYLCNKNGLDDLYPKDPEARAMIDSAMFYLIGTFYPYLARATYPALNFPQYPGEVGYSDADPVAKEHARMAATEALAEPLEVFHRFFIGNRSFIGGAKPSIADIRLAATLEFLAVIDYPLPDWAKTYMASMEEALGSAYSEPAADVRSYISYVRGQR from the coding sequence ATGCCTGAAATCAAGCTCAACGTGATCAAGCCCAGCGTCAACAACATGACGGCGCGTGTCTTCATGCGCGCGGCGGGCCTCGATTTCAACGAGACCGACGTCTTCGGCCAGACGCGTACGCCCGAATATCTGGCGAAGGCGCCGTCGCATCTGACGCCGATGATCGAAATGAGGGACCTGCCGATGGGGGCGCTGTGGGAAAGCTGTGCGATCATGCAGTATCTCTGCAACAAGAACGGCCTCGACGACCTCTATCCGAAAGACCCCGAGGCGCGCGCGATGATCGACAGCGCCATGTTCTACCTGATCGGCACTTTCTATCCCTATCTCGCCCGCGCCACCTATCCGGCGCTCAACTTCCCGCAATATCCGGGCGAGGTCGGCTACAGCGATGCCGACCCGGTGGCGAAGGAGCATGCGCGTATGGCCGCGACCGAGGCGCTGGCAGAGCCGCTCGAGGTGTTCCACAGGTTCTTTATCGGCAACAGGTCCTTCATCGGCGGCGCAAAACCCTCGATCGCCGACATCAGGCTTGCTGCGACGCTCGAGTTCCTCGCGGTGATCGACTATCCGCTGCCGGATTGGGCGAAGACCTATATGGCGTCGATGGAGGAGGCGCTCGGCAGCGCCTATAGCGAGCCGGCGGCAGACGTTCGCAGCTACATTAGTTATGTGCGCGGTCAGAGGTGA
- a CDS encoding VOC family protein yields the protein MRKLQSQGVHHITLVGADRQTSIDFWEGLLGMPFVFEQPNLDRATESHLYFDPGDGRLITVFTDENRKPDSKRTSTDIGCVHHIAFAVSRATFQQAVERLNEREIRHSGVKDRGFMDSIYFEDPLGLLVELASYRFEPPAGHTHAEVLMEAHKVRVARGDYNIAEVHLADAIEALTERTRGSLSEDRTPKNPY from the coding sequence ATGCGAAAGCTGCAATCGCAAGGGGTTCATCACATCACGCTGGTCGGCGCGGACCGCCAGACTTCGATCGATTTCTGGGAAGGCTTGCTCGGCATGCCCTTTGTGTTCGAGCAGCCGAACCTCGACCGGGCGACGGAAAGTCACCTTTATTTCGATCCGGGCGACGGCCGGCTGATCACCGTCTTCACGGACGAGAACCGCAAGCCCGACTCGAAGCGGACCTCGACCGACATCGGCTGCGTGCACCACATCGCCTTTGCCGTCTCGCGTGCGACGTTTCAGCAGGCGGTCGAGCGCCTGAATGAGCGGGAGATCCGGCACAGCGGGGTCAAGGACCGCGGCTTCATGGATTCGATCTATTTCGAGGATCCGCTCGGGCTGCTTGTCGAACTCGCCTCCTATCGTTTCGAGCCGCCGGCCGGCCACACCCACGCCGAGGTACTGATGGAGGCGCACAAGGTGCGAGTGGCGCGCGGCGACTACAACATCGCCGAGGTGCACCTTGCCGACGCCATCGAGGCGCTGACCGAACGGACGCGGGGCTCGCTGTCGGAGGATCGGACGCCGAAGAACCCTTACTGA
- a CDS encoding phenylacetate--CoA ligase family protein produces MLDPEIETLPWREQVRLDDALYRQQIEYLLARSRFYRTKLETAGFHTTAEIGGLAAIVDLPLTEKSEIRASCSAADPMGTHVAAPISEIVRIYSTSGTTGTPSYIPLTAGDLDNWVTTSARSYSASGIRPGEAIVSTYNAGPFVAGAALAAFDRLGLCHIPVGTGHTERLMAAIRLLRPAAAVMTPSYATYLAEWAAERDFDLKRSSVRRLLVAGEPGGGEPKFRARLEEAWGAKVTEAMGIGDIGVSLWGECEEQCGMHLGGRGVVHAELVDPETAAPVALEDGARGELVLTHLQHRAAPMLRFRTRDHVEMWTSPCRCGRTAPRVRCIGRTDDLLIVRGVNIFPSAIRDVVSEFAPAVSGMILVRPVARGPRQAALAGLGGTRQG; encoded by the coding sequence ATGCTTGATCCCGAGATCGAAACGCTGCCCTGGCGCGAGCAAGTCCGGCTCGACGACGCGCTCTATCGACAACAGATCGAATATCTGCTCGCCCGTTCGCGCTTCTATCGGACAAAATTGGAGACCGCCGGCTTCCACACCACTGCCGAGATTGGCGGTCTCGCCGCCATCGTCGATCTGCCCCTCACCGAGAAGAGCGAAATCCGCGCAAGCTGCAGCGCGGCCGATCCGATGGGAACGCATGTGGCCGCGCCGATCAGCGAGATTGTGCGGATCTATTCGACCAGCGGAACGACCGGGACGCCGAGCTATATTCCGCTGACGGCGGGTGACCTCGACAACTGGGTGACGACCTCGGCGCGCAGCTATTCCGCCTCCGGCATCCGGCCGGGCGAGGCGATCGTTTCCACCTACAACGCCGGCCCGTTCGTGGCCGGCGCAGCGCTCGCCGCCTTCGACCGGCTGGGCCTGTGCCATATCCCGGTTGGCACTGGACACACCGAGCGGCTGATGGCGGCGATCCGCCTTTTGCGGCCCGCGGCCGCGGTAATGACGCCCTCCTATGCGACCTATCTCGCGGAATGGGCGGCGGAGCGCGACTTCGATCTGAAGAGATCGAGCGTCAGGCGACTGCTGGTCGCCGGCGAGCCCGGCGGCGGCGAGCCGAAATTTCGGGCGCGGCTCGAAGAGGCGTGGGGTGCGAAGGTTACCGAGGCGATGGGCATCGGTGATATCGGCGTGTCGCTCTGGGGCGAATGCGAGGAGCAATGCGGCATGCATCTCGGCGGCCGCGGCGTCGTCCATGCCGAACTGGTCGACCCGGAAACCGCCGCGCCCGTCGCGCTTGAGGACGGCGCGCGCGGCGAACTGGTGCTGACGCATCTCCAGCACCGGGCGGCGCCGATGCTCAGGTTTCGCACACGCGATCACGTGGAGATGTGGACGTCGCCCTGCCGCTGCGGGCGGACGGCGCCGCGCGTGCGCTGCATCGGCCGAACCGACGACCTCCTCATCGTACGCGGCGTCAACATCTTTCCCTCGGCCATCCGCGACGTGGTCAGCGAATTTGCGCCGGCCGTCAGCGGCATGATCCTGGTGAGGCCCGTAGCGAGGGGGCCGCGACAGGCCGCCCTTGCCGGTCTCGGTGGAACTCGGCAAGGATAG
- a CDS encoding citryl-CoA lyase has translation MQIGKQRAATSRISTVSADRVEVRGRDLCRDLMGRLTFTEYFHLLTTGREPTEDQRYFLDLLLIAIAEHGMMPTVQAARMTLAADPDSLQGALAAGLLGCGPVLVGTAELCGALLVKAEARIAAGEDADAAVRALVTDIREADGKLPGFGHPVHRPVDPRAERILELADERGVSGTHVKLARLTRTTAAEVWGKPLVMNVSMPIAAVLLDLGFPVTMVKAIPLLARAGGILAHLTEERVNPIGFAMASAAEASVTYRTDEEEGGG, from the coding sequence ATGCAAATCGGCAAACAGCGTGCGGCGACGAGCCGGATCTCAACGGTAAGTGCGGATCGGGTCGAGGTGCGCGGCCGCGATCTCTGCCGCGACCTGATGGGGCGGCTGACGTTCACGGAATACTTCCATCTGCTGACGACCGGCCGGGAGCCGACGGAGGACCAGCGCTATTTTCTCGACCTCTTGCTGATCGCGATAGCCGAGCATGGCATGATGCCGACCGTGCAGGCGGCGCGGATGACGCTCGCGGCCGACCCGGATTCGCTTCAGGGCGCCTTGGCGGCCGGTCTTCTCGGCTGCGGGCCGGTGCTGGTCGGAACCGCCGAGCTCTGCGGCGCGCTGCTGGTGAAGGCCGAAGCGCGCATCGCTGCCGGCGAGGATGCCGATGCTGCGGTGCGCGCGCTGGTCACCGACATTCGCGAGGCGGACGGCAAGCTGCCGGGCTTCGGCCATCCGGTGCACCGTCCCGTCGATCCGCGCGCCGAGCGCATTCTCGAACTTGCCGATGAGCGCGGCGTGAGCGGCACGCATGTGAAGCTTGCGCGGCTTACCCGCACGACCGCCGCTGAAGTCTGGGGTAAACCGCTGGTGATGAACGTGTCCATGCCGATCGCCGCCGTGCTTCTCGACCTCGGGTTCCCGGTGACGATGGTCAAGGCGATCCCGCTGCTCGCCCGGGCGGGCGGCATTCTCGCGCACCTGACGGAAGAGCGGGTAAACCCGATCGGCTTCGCCATGGCGTCGGCGGCGGAGGCATCAGTTACCTACAGGACAGACGAAGAGGAGGGGGGCGGCTGA
- a CDS encoding class I SAM-dependent methyltransferase: MAEIDKVFAGAIPELYDRLLVPLIFSDYARDLAARVARLKPHDILEIAAGTGVVTRALAPQMDANARLVATDLNQPMLDLAAQKQGDDPRITWRQADALALPFQAWSFDVVFCQFGVMFFPDRVQAYRETHRVLKPGGYFLFNVWDAIETNELAHVVTEALAAHFPADPPRFLARTPHGYGDPALIRADLEAAGFRNITLETLEKKYGALSAEEIATGFCQGSPLRNEIEARDPSGLGGATRAATDALHQRYGEGAIDGRIRAHVVAASR, translated from the coding sequence ATGGCGGAAATCGACAAGGTGTTTGCGGGGGCGATACCGGAGCTCTACGATCGACTGTTGGTGCCGCTTATCTTCTCGGATTATGCACGCGATCTTGCCGCGCGCGTGGCCCGGCTGAAACCCCACGACATACTGGAGATCGCGGCCGGAACCGGCGTCGTCACCCGCGCGCTCGCGCCGCAAATGGACGCCAACGCGCGGCTCGTCGCGACCGACCTCAACCAGCCGATGCTTGATCTCGCGGCACAAAAGCAAGGGGACGATCCGCGCATCACCTGGCGACAGGCGGATGCGTTGGCGCTGCCATTCCAAGCCTGGAGCTTCGACGTCGTCTTCTGCCAATTCGGCGTGATGTTCTTCCCGGACAGGGTGCAGGCTTACCGAGAGACCCATCGCGTCCTGAAGCCGGGCGGCTATTTCCTCTTCAATGTCTGGGACGCGATCGAGACGAACGAATTGGCGCACGTGGTGACGGAAGCGCTGGCCGCGCATTTTCCCGCCGACCCGCCGCGATTCCTCGCGAGAACGCCGCATGGCTATGGTGACCCCGCCTTAATCCGCGCCGACCTGGAGGCGGCCGGTTTCCGCAACATCACGCTGGAGACGCTGGAAAAGAAATACGGCGCGCTTTCGGCCGAGGAGATCGCGACCGGTTTCTGCCAGGGGTCGCCGCTCAGAAACGAAATCGAGGCGCGCGATCCTTCAGGCCTCGGCGGGGCGACGCGGGCGGCAACCGACGCCCTTCACCAGCGCTATGGCGAAGGCGCAATCGACGGGCGCATCAGGGCCCATGTCGTGGCGGCTAGCCGTTAG
- a CDS encoding SDR family oxidoreductase, translating to MSLTGKVALVAGGTRGAGRGIAVELGAAGATVYVTGRTTRTEQSEYQRPETIEETAERVTAAGGVGIAVQVDHLQAEQVRALVDRIRQERGRLDILVNDIWGGERLFEWNKPVWDHDLENGLRILRLAIDTHLITAHYALPLMIERPGGLLVEVTDGTAEYNAEHYRLSPFYDLAKVSANRMAWAHAKDLVAHGATAVSLTPGWLRSEMMLEAFGVTEANWRDAAQKQPHFVISETPQFVGRAVAALAADPDTARWNGKSLSSGGLAKVYGFTDIDGSRPDCWRYMDEVMDPGKPADATGYR from the coding sequence ATGTCGCTTACGGGAAAAGTGGCGCTTGTGGCCGGCGGAACGCGCGGCGCCGGGCGCGGAATCGCGGTTGAACTCGGGGCAGCGGGTGCGACCGTCTATGTCACCGGGCGGACGACGCGCACGGAGCAATCGGAGTACCAACGGCCCGAGACGATCGAGGAGACGGCGGAGCGAGTGACAGCGGCAGGCGGCGTCGGGATCGCAGTCCAGGTCGACCATCTGCAGGCGGAGCAGGTGAGGGCGCTCGTCGACCGCATCCGCCAGGAACGGGGCCGGCTCGACATCCTCGTCAACGATATCTGGGGCGGCGAGCGGCTGTTCGAGTGGAACAAGCCGGTCTGGGACCACGATCTCGAAAACGGGCTGAGGATACTAAGGCTTGCGATCGACACGCACCTGATCACCGCGCATTACGCGTTGCCGCTGATGATCGAGCGGCCGGGTGGTCTTCTCGTCGAGGTGACGGACGGAACGGCGGAGTACAATGCCGAACACTATCGGCTCTCGCCCTTCTACGATCTCGCCAAGGTCTCGGCGAACAGGATGGCCTGGGCGCATGCGAAGGATCTTGTGGCGCACGGCGCGACGGCGGTTTCGCTGACCCCCGGCTGGCTTCGCTCGGAAATGATGCTGGAGGCTTTCGGCGTCACGGAGGCCAACTGGCGCGACGCGGCTCAGAAGCAGCCGCACTTCGTCATCTCCGAGACGCCGCAGTTCGTCGGCCGCGCGGTCGCAGCACTCGCTGCCGACCCGGACACGGCCCGGTGGAACGGCAAGTCTCTTTCGAGCGGCGGCCTTGCCAAGGTCTACGGCTTCACCGATATCGACGGCTCCCGGCCGGATTGCTGGCGCTACATGGACGAGGTGATGGATCCCGGCAAACCGGCGGACGCGACGGGATATCGATAA
- a CDS encoding TetR family transcriptional regulator, producing MPRPKTLPDEDVLDMALAIMRRQGPDALTFAALSAGCGLSASTLVQRFESKTRLIQAALSQAWDRLDRLTLELAESTPKAPEGAVALLVGLSGDYGGIESYADDLMILREDLRDPALRARGAHWRGVLSDAIDARFAGVPAAPAGIGLMMASQWQGALLWWSFDPRMPVQDYVRQSLDRFVAAFTGSSSGP from the coding sequence ATGCCTCGCCCCAAAACCTTGCCCGACGAAGACGTGCTCGACATGGCGCTCGCGATCATGCGCAGGCAAGGGCCGGACGCGTTGACCTTCGCAGCGCTCTCTGCCGGCTGCGGCCTTTCCGCCTCGACGCTGGTGCAGCGTTTCGAAAGCAAGACCCGCCTCATCCAGGCGGCGCTCTCGCAGGCCTGGGACCGGCTCGACCGCCTGACACTTGAGCTGGCCGAGAGCACACCGAAGGCGCCTGAAGGCGCGGTGGCGCTCTTGGTCGGCCTTTCCGGCGATTATGGCGGCATCGAATCCTATGCTGACGATCTCATGATCCTGCGCGAGGATCTGCGCGATCCGGCGCTCCGCGCCCGTGGCGCGCACTGGCGTGGCGTGCTGTCTGACGCGATCGATGCGCGCTTCGCCGGCGTGCCGGCCGCCCCCGCCGGCATCGGCCTGATGATGGCCTCGCAATGGCAGGGCGCCCTTCTCTGGTGGAGTTTTGACCCGCGCATGCCGGTGCAGGACTACGTCCGCCAGAGCCTCGACCGCTTCGTTGCCGCGTTCACGGGATCGTCTTCGGGGCCATGA
- a CDS encoding glutathione S-transferase family protein: MALTLYLHPLASFCHKVLIALYESGTPFESRLVDLADADEHAHFLDLWPVGKIPVLHDDARHQTVPETSIIIEYLERHYPGRRPLIPLDAAQALEARLWDRFFDLYVQVPMQKIVTDKLRAMGENDRRGVLDARAALPVAYDMLERQVADRTFVIGESFTIADCAAAPALFYAGIVVPFDGTHPNLAAYFERLLERPSFQRTLAEARPYFPLFPYHDAIPARFL; this comes from the coding sequence ATGGCGCTTACCCTCTATCTCCATCCGCTCGCCTCCTTCTGCCACAAGGTGCTGATCGCGCTCTATGAGTCCGGAACACCCTTCGAAAGCCGGCTGGTCGACCTAGCTGATGCGGACGAGCACGCCCACTTCCTCGATCTCTGGCCGGTCGGCAAGATTCCGGTTCTGCATGACGACGCCCGACACCAGACGGTGCCGGAAACCTCGATCATCATCGAATATCTTGAGCGGCACTACCCCGGCAGGAGGCCGCTTATTCCGCTCGACGCCGCGCAGGCCCTCGAAGCGCGGCTCTGGGATCGCTTCTTCGATCTCTATGTCCAGGTGCCGATGCAGAAGATCGTCACGGACAAGCTGCGGGCGATGGGTGAAAATGACCGGCGCGGCGTCCTCGATGCACGTGCGGCACTGCCTGTCGCCTATGACATGCTTGAGCGGCAGGTGGCCGACAGGACTTTCGTGATCGGCGAGAGCTTCACGATTGCCGATTGCGCCGCCGCCCCCGCCCTCTTCTATGCCGGCATCGTCGTGCCTTTCGACGGCACGCATCCCAATCTCGCCGCCTATTTCGAGCGGCTGCTCGAGCGCCCCTCTTTTCAGCGCACGCTCGCGGAGGCGCGACCTTACTTCCCCCTGTTTCCCTACCATGACGCGATTCCCGCGCGCTTCCTTTGA
- a CDS encoding aldo/keto reductase: MEYRLLGRSGLKVSTITMGTMTIGGEGKFAQVGNVGLDEARRYVDLCLDAGVNLIDTANIYSAGASEEIIGEVLGGKRKNGVLIATKARFSMGPGPNDGGLSRHHLISECEASLKRLKTDVIDLYQVHQWDGQTPLEETIAALDTLVNQGKVRYIGCSNYSGWHIMKALGVSAHEHRQRFVSQQIHYTLEAREAEYELIPIAIDQSLGVLVWSPLAGGLLSGKHRRGQTPEGTRQLAGWNEPPIRDEERLWKIVDMLVAIAAERGVSPAQVALAWLIGRKGVTSVIIGGRKEEQFRDNLAAASLKLTEEERELLDAVSLPPVIYPYWHQLWTAKDRLGEADLSLLGPHV, from the coding sequence ATGGAATACCGTCTGCTCGGCCGCTCGGGCCTGAAAGTCTCGACGATCACCATGGGCACCATGACCATCGGCGGCGAAGGGAAGTTCGCCCAGGTCGGCAATGTCGGCCTCGACGAAGCCCGCCGCTATGTCGACCTCTGCCTCGATGCCGGCGTCAACCTGATCGACACCGCCAATATCTATTCCGCCGGGGCATCGGAGGAGATCATCGGCGAAGTCCTCGGCGGCAAGCGCAAGAACGGCGTGCTGATTGCCACCAAGGCGCGCTTTTCCATGGGCCCCGGCCCGAACGACGGCGGCCTCTCGCGCCATCACCTGATCAGCGAATGCGAGGCGAGCCTGAAGCGGCTGAAGACGGATGTCATCGACCTCTACCAGGTGCACCAATGGGACGGCCAGACGCCGCTCGAAGAGACGATTGCCGCGCTGGACACGCTCGTCAACCAGGGTAAGGTGCGCTACATCGGCTGCTCCAACTATTCCGGCTGGCACATCATGAAGGCGCTCGGCGTCAGCGCCCACGAGCATCGCCAGCGCTTCGTCAGCCAGCAGATCCACTACACGCTCGAAGCGCGCGAGGCCGAATACGAGTTGATCCCGATCGCGATCGACCAGAGCCTCGGCGTGCTCGTCTGGAGCCCGCTCGCCGGCGGACTGCTTTCCGGCAAGCACCGGCGCGGCCAGACGCCGGAAGGCACGCGCCAGCTCGCCGGCTGGAACGAGCCGCCGATCCGCGACGAGGAGCGGCTTTGGAAGATCGTCGACATGCTGGTGGCGATCGCCGCCGAGCGCGGCGTCTCGCCCGCGCAGGTGGCGCTCGCCTGGCTTATCGGCCGCAAGGGTGTGACCTCCGTCATCATCGGCGGGCGCAAGGAGGAACAGTTCCGCGACAATCTCGCCGCCGCCAGCCTCAAGCTTACCGAGGAGGAGCGCGAGCTGCTCGACGCCGTCAGCCTGCCGCCGGTCATCTACCCCTATTGGCACCAGCTATGGACAGCCAAGGATCGCCTCGGCGAGGCCGACCTGTCGTTGCTCGGGCCGCATGTTTAA
- a CDS encoding adenylate/guanylate cyclase domain-containing protein — protein sequence MKRRLTTILSADVAGYSRLMGTNEAETLAALTAHRAELVDAMVADHQGRIVKLIGDGMLVEFESVVSAVDCAAKIQQGMRARNSAVPVDRRIEFRIGVNIGDVIVENDDIFGDGVNIAARIENFAKPGGVAVSAAVREHVGNRLDLIFEDAGEQLLKNIERPVRVYNVVLDAPQAASDRSDRVPAVAQKPSIAVLPFNNMSDDPAQEYFSDGITEDIITDLSKISGLSVVARHTVFAYKGTRVTAQRVAAELGVSFLLEGSVRKAGQRVRITGQLIDGSDGRHVWAERYDRDLTDIFDIQDEITQAIVTQLKIRLLPKERKAIEQPVTASVEAYNYCLKGRELFYTMTKASLQHARRMFTYAAELDPRFARAYAGIADCDSFLCGFHGEHVPPESLLETCAKALELDPDLPEVHASHGYALSTIGRHEEAVAAFERALALDPNSHEAHYFYARHCFVRRNFEESVAHFERAAEIRPDDYRSPILAGNALDHLGQLDKKERLSRIGLERVERSLVQHPESSDAAQLGACACAVMGDRDRALELVARVKTIDPEDTHARYNIACVYALLGEQDQAIDLLEQSLPFVSPELRAWFRNDTDLDSIRSHPRYAQLLKMAE from the coding sequence ATGAAGCGTCGCCTCACCACGATCCTTTCGGCCGACGTGGCCGGTTACAGTCGCCTCATGGGAACGAACGAGGCTGAAACGCTCGCGGCGCTGACGGCGCACCGGGCGGAGCTGGTGGACGCCATGGTCGCGGACCATCAGGGGCGCATCGTCAAGCTGATCGGCGACGGCATGCTGGTCGAGTTCGAGAGCGTGGTGAGCGCCGTCGATTGCGCGGCCAAGATCCAGCAGGGGATGCGTGCGCGCAATTCGGCCGTGCCGGTGGACCGGCGGATCGAGTTTCGCATCGGCGTCAACATCGGTGATGTGATCGTCGAGAACGACGACATCTTCGGCGACGGCGTCAACATCGCGGCTCGGATCGAGAATTTCGCGAAACCAGGTGGTGTGGCGGTGTCGGCCGCGGTGCGCGAGCATGTCGGCAACCGGCTCGATCTGATTTTCGAGGATGCCGGCGAACAGCTCCTGAAGAACATCGAGCGGCCGGTCCGGGTGTACAACGTCGTTCTTGATGCTCCGCAAGCGGCAAGCGACCGGTCTGATCGGGTGCCGGCCGTGGCGCAAAAGCCGTCCATCGCCGTCCTGCCGTTCAACAATATGAGCGATGATCCCGCACAGGAGTATTTTTCAGACGGTATCACCGAGGATATCATCACGGATCTCTCGAAAATCTCCGGCCTTTCCGTCGTCGCCCGGCACACGGTCTTCGCCTACAAGGGCACGCGGGTTACCGCGCAGCGCGTGGCGGCCGAACTCGGCGTCAGCTTCCTGCTGGAAGGAAGCGTGCGCAAGGCGGGCCAGCGCGTCCGCATCACCGGGCAATTGATCGATGGCAGCGACGGACGGCACGTCTGGGCCGAACGTTATGATCGGGACCTCACGGACATTTTTGACATCCAGGACGAGATCACGCAGGCAATCGTCACGCAACTGAAGATCAGGCTGCTACCCAAAGAAAGGAAGGCGATCGAACAGCCTGTCACGGCGAGTGTCGAGGCCTATAACTACTGCCTCAAGGGGCGAGAGCTCTTCTATACGATGACGAAGGCATCCCTGCAGCATGCCCGGCGGATGTTCACTTACGCGGCGGAACTCGATCCGCGTTTTGCGCGTGCCTACGCCGGTATCGCGGACTGCGATTCCTTCCTGTGCGGATTCCACGGTGAGCATGTTCCGCCGGAATCGCTTCTTGAGACCTGCGCCAAGGCGCTGGAGCTCGATCCCGATCTGCCGGAGGTGCACGCATCGCACGGCTACGCGCTCTCGACGATCGGACGCCATGAGGAAGCGGTAGCTGCTTTCGAGCGCGCGCTTGCGCTCGATCCGAATTCCCACGAGGCTCACTACTTCTATGCACGCCACTGTTTTGTCCGGCGCAATTTTGAAGAGTCCGTCGCGCACTTCGAGCGCGCCGCCGAAATCCGACCCGACGACTACCGCTCTCCGATCCTTGCAGGAAACGCGCTCGATCACCTCGGGCAGCTCGACAAGAAGGAAAGGCTAAGCAGGATCGGCCTCGAGCGCGTCGAGCGGAGCTTGGTGCAGCATCCGGAAAGCTCGGACGCCGCCCAACTCGGCGCGTGCGCATGCGCGGTGATGGGCGATCGCGATCGTGCGCTGGAATTGGTCGCGCGGGTCAAGACGATCGATCCGGAGGATACGCACGCACGCTACAATATCGCCTGCGTCTATGCGCTGCTTGGAGAACAGGACCAGGCCATCGATTTGCTGGAACAGTCTCTGCCGTTCGTTTCTCCGGAACTTCGCGCCTGGTTCCGCAACGATACCGATCTCGATTCCATCCGCTCCCATCCGCGCTACGCGCAGCTTCTGAAAATGGCGGAGTAG
- a CDS encoding antitoxin Xre-like helix-turn-helix domain-containing protein, with amino-acid sequence MSSPQPAIVPDRGAAKQEEAVIVKAVVRACEFWKLTNKESAELFDVPIATWNRMKAGDFRGKLDQDKRTRASLIVGIFKGLRLFFNGPLTYDWPKSANTGPVFNGKTPVATMIEGGIPQMLRVRRYVDGLRGGL; translated from the coding sequence ATGTCCAGCCCGCAGCCCGCAATAGTCCCGGATCGGGGCGCGGCGAAACAGGAAGAAGCCGTCATCGTCAAGGCGGTGGTGCGCGCCTGCGAGTTCTGGAAGCTGACCAACAAGGAGTCGGCCGAGCTCTTCGACGTGCCGATCGCCACCTGGAACCGCATGAAGGCCGGCGACTTCCGGGGCAAGCTCGACCAGGACAAGCGCACGCGCGCGAGCCTGATCGTCGGCATCTTCAAGGGACTGCGCCTCTTCTTCAACGGCCCCCTCACCTATGATTGGCCGAAATCGGCCAATACCGGCCCGGTTTTCAACGGCAAGACGCCGGTCGCCACGATGATCGAGGGCGGCATCCCTCAGATGCTCCGCGTCCGCCGCTATGTCGACGGCCTGCGCGGTGGGCTATGA